From Hippoglossus stenolepis isolate QCI-W04-F060 chromosome 4, HSTE1.2, whole genome shotgun sequence, a single genomic window includes:
- the tmprss4a gene encoding transmembrane protease serine 4a isoform X2: MTTIQLPEESIRPLNPRQAVVPRPGRHRKPMTAPKTEKDKASKRKKVLLTILTVIVLLGILTTAAYFIKQLIETKYFFCSGSLKFIRIDQTCDGKDDCSGGEDELTCMSRYMVNTTFPVRLTSSKHILQVYSPGSGWRSVCSDDWSEQHTQKACKHLGYTKKPLHTNVPVGTLISSLKNGPFAAIMPEKKTTPIHQATIDRPVCRSGSVISLSCSDCGEVGLQDRIVGGSDAVIEDWPWQVSLQQGGQHTCGGSLVSPRWVVTAAHCFTGSKKELSRWRVVSGRTFMGTLGGSYVDRIIVNGNYNPARNDYDMALMRLKSPITVGAARKPVCLPPKALGLAVGASMAVTGWGYLEENGKVSHSLQKASIPLIDHTVCSSPKVYGSSITQRMMCAGFPEGKVDACQGDSGGPLVHFTSSRWHLVGVVSWGIGCARKGRPGVYCNVEEMLNWIHTVIEKNP; this comes from the exons ATG ACAACCATCCAGCTGCCAGAGGAAAGCATTCGACCATTGAATCCCAGGCAGGCAG TGGTTCCACGACCAGGCCGCCACAGAAAGCCCATGACGGCTCCAAAGACTGAGAAAGACAAGGCGTCTAAGAGGAAGAAAGTGTTGCTCACTATCTTGACTGTGATAGTGCTGCTGGGGATACTGACCACCGCGGCGTATTTCA TTAAGCAGCTGATTGAGACCAAGTACTTCTTCTGTTCGGGTTCACTGAAGTTTATCCGAATAGACCAAACCTGTGATGGGAAAGATGACTGttctggaggagaggatgaactTACTTGTATGTCAAGATATATGGTCAACACCACCTTCCCAG tGCGTCTAACATCAAGTAAGCACATCCTGCAGGTGTACAGTCCCGGCTCAGGCTGGAGGAGTGTGTGCAGTGACGACTGGAGCGAGCAGCACACGCAGAAAGCATGCAAGCACCTGGGATACACAAA AAAACCTCTTCACACCAATGTCCCAGTGGGCACTTTAATATCCTCCCTGAAAAATGGACCTTTCGCAGCCATCATGCCAGAGAAGAAAACGACACCCATACATCAGGCTACCATTGATCG GCCTGTTTGCAGATCCGGATCTGTGATATCTTTGTCCTGTTCAg ACTGCGGAGAGGTGGGCTTACAGGACCGTATCGTCGGGGGCTCGGATGCCGTCATCGAGGACTGGCCCTGGCAGGTCAGCCTGCAGCAGGGTGGACAACATACATGTGGAGGCTCGCTGGTGTCCCCACGTTGGGTAGTCACTGCTGCCCACTGCTTTACAGG CAGTAAAAAGGAGCTCAGTCGCTGGAGAGTGGTGTCAGGCCGGACATTCATGGGCACGCTGGGAGGTTCCTATGTTGACAGAATCATAGTGAACGGAAACTACAACCCAGCGCGCAACGACTATGACATGGCGCTGATGAGACTCAAGAGCCCGATCACAGTGGGAG CCGCCCGGAAACCCGTTTGTCTCCCCCCTAAAGCCTTGGGCCTGGCTGTCGGAGCCTCCATGGCTGTGACTGGCTGGGGATACCTGGAGGAAAATG GTAAAGTTTCTCATTCACTTCAGAAGGCCAGCATCCCTCTGATAGACCACACTGTGTGTTCCAGTCCAAAAGTGTACGGTAGTTCCATAACCCAAAGGATGATGTGTGCCGGTTTCCCGGAGGGGAAGGTCGATGCTTGCCAG GGGGACAGTGGGGGCCCTCTGGTGCACTTCACCTCCTCTAGGTGGCATCTGGTTGGAGTGGTGAGCTGGGGCATTGGCTGTGCCCGGAAAGGAAGGCCCGGTGTTTACTGCAACGTGGAAGAAATGCTCAACTGGATTCATACGGTCATTGAG AAAAACCCCTGA
- the tmprss4a gene encoding transmembrane protease serine 4a isoform X1 — MWTTIQLPEESIRPLNPRQAVVPRPGRHRKPMTAPKTEKDKASKRKKVLLTILTVIVLLGILTTAAYFIKQLIETKYFFCSGSLKFIRIDQTCDGKDDCSGGEDELTCMSRYMVNTTFPVRLTSSKHILQVYSPGSGWRSVCSDDWSEQHTQKACKHLGYTKKPLHTNVPVGTLISSLKNGPFAAIMPEKKTTPIHQATIDRPVCRSGSVISLSCSDCGEVGLQDRIVGGSDAVIEDWPWQVSLQQGGQHTCGGSLVSPRWVVTAAHCFTGSKKELSRWRVVSGRTFMGTLGGSYVDRIIVNGNYNPARNDYDMALMRLKSPITVGAARKPVCLPPKALGLAVGASMAVTGWGYLEENGKVSHSLQKASIPLIDHTVCSSPKVYGSSITQRMMCAGFPEGKVDACQGDSGGPLVHFTSSRWHLVGVVSWGIGCARKGRPGVYCNVEEMLNWIHTVIEKNP; from the exons ACAACCATCCAGCTGCCAGAGGAAAGCATTCGACCATTGAATCCCAGGCAGGCAG TGGTTCCACGACCAGGCCGCCACAGAAAGCCCATGACGGCTCCAAAGACTGAGAAAGACAAGGCGTCTAAGAGGAAGAAAGTGTTGCTCACTATCTTGACTGTGATAGTGCTGCTGGGGATACTGACCACCGCGGCGTATTTCA TTAAGCAGCTGATTGAGACCAAGTACTTCTTCTGTTCGGGTTCACTGAAGTTTATCCGAATAGACCAAACCTGTGATGGGAAAGATGACTGttctggaggagaggatgaactTACTTGTATGTCAAGATATATGGTCAACACCACCTTCCCAG tGCGTCTAACATCAAGTAAGCACATCCTGCAGGTGTACAGTCCCGGCTCAGGCTGGAGGAGTGTGTGCAGTGACGACTGGAGCGAGCAGCACACGCAGAAAGCATGCAAGCACCTGGGATACACAAA AAAACCTCTTCACACCAATGTCCCAGTGGGCACTTTAATATCCTCCCTGAAAAATGGACCTTTCGCAGCCATCATGCCAGAGAAGAAAACGACACCCATACATCAGGCTACCATTGATCG GCCTGTTTGCAGATCCGGATCTGTGATATCTTTGTCCTGTTCAg ACTGCGGAGAGGTGGGCTTACAGGACCGTATCGTCGGGGGCTCGGATGCCGTCATCGAGGACTGGCCCTGGCAGGTCAGCCTGCAGCAGGGTGGACAACATACATGTGGAGGCTCGCTGGTGTCCCCACGTTGGGTAGTCACTGCTGCCCACTGCTTTACAGG CAGTAAAAAGGAGCTCAGTCGCTGGAGAGTGGTGTCAGGCCGGACATTCATGGGCACGCTGGGAGGTTCCTATGTTGACAGAATCATAGTGAACGGAAACTACAACCCAGCGCGCAACGACTATGACATGGCGCTGATGAGACTCAAGAGCCCGATCACAGTGGGAG CCGCCCGGAAACCCGTTTGTCTCCCCCCTAAAGCCTTGGGCCTGGCTGTCGGAGCCTCCATGGCTGTGACTGGCTGGGGATACCTGGAGGAAAATG GTAAAGTTTCTCATTCACTTCAGAAGGCCAGCATCCCTCTGATAGACCACACTGTGTGTTCCAGTCCAAAAGTGTACGGTAGTTCCATAACCCAAAGGATGATGTGTGCCGGTTTCCCGGAGGGGAAGGTCGATGCTTGCCAG GGGGACAGTGGGGGCCCTCTGGTGCACTTCACCTCCTCTAGGTGGCATCTGGTTGGAGTGGTGAGCTGGGGCATTGGCTGTGCCCGGAAAGGAAGGCCCGGTGTTTACTGCAACGTGGAAGAAATGCTCAACTGGATTCATACGGTCATTGAG AAAAACCCCTGA
- the tmprss4a gene encoding transmembrane protease serine 4a isoform X3, protein MTAPKTEKDKASKRKKVLLTILTVIVLLGILTTAAYFIKQLIETKYFFCSGSLKFIRIDQTCDGKDDCSGGEDELTCMSRYMVNTTFPVRLTSSKHILQVYSPGSGWRSVCSDDWSEQHTQKACKHLGYTKKPLHTNVPVGTLISSLKNGPFAAIMPEKKTTPIHQATIDRPVCRSGSVISLSCSDCGEVGLQDRIVGGSDAVIEDWPWQVSLQQGGQHTCGGSLVSPRWVVTAAHCFTGSKKELSRWRVVSGRTFMGTLGGSYVDRIIVNGNYNPARNDYDMALMRLKSPITVGAARKPVCLPPKALGLAVGASMAVTGWGYLEENGKVSHSLQKASIPLIDHTVCSSPKVYGSSITQRMMCAGFPEGKVDACQGDSGGPLVHFTSSRWHLVGVVSWGIGCARKGRPGVYCNVEEMLNWIHTVIEKNP, encoded by the exons ATGACGGCTCCAAAGACTGAGAAAGACAAGGCGTCTAAGAGGAAGAAAGTGTTGCTCACTATCTTGACTGTGATAGTGCTGCTGGGGATACTGACCACCGCGGCGTATTTCA TTAAGCAGCTGATTGAGACCAAGTACTTCTTCTGTTCGGGTTCACTGAAGTTTATCCGAATAGACCAAACCTGTGATGGGAAAGATGACTGttctggaggagaggatgaactTACTTGTATGTCAAGATATATGGTCAACACCACCTTCCCAG tGCGTCTAACATCAAGTAAGCACATCCTGCAGGTGTACAGTCCCGGCTCAGGCTGGAGGAGTGTGTGCAGTGACGACTGGAGCGAGCAGCACACGCAGAAAGCATGCAAGCACCTGGGATACACAAA AAAACCTCTTCACACCAATGTCCCAGTGGGCACTTTAATATCCTCCCTGAAAAATGGACCTTTCGCAGCCATCATGCCAGAGAAGAAAACGACACCCATACATCAGGCTACCATTGATCG GCCTGTTTGCAGATCCGGATCTGTGATATCTTTGTCCTGTTCAg ACTGCGGAGAGGTGGGCTTACAGGACCGTATCGTCGGGGGCTCGGATGCCGTCATCGAGGACTGGCCCTGGCAGGTCAGCCTGCAGCAGGGTGGACAACATACATGTGGAGGCTCGCTGGTGTCCCCACGTTGGGTAGTCACTGCTGCCCACTGCTTTACAGG CAGTAAAAAGGAGCTCAGTCGCTGGAGAGTGGTGTCAGGCCGGACATTCATGGGCACGCTGGGAGGTTCCTATGTTGACAGAATCATAGTGAACGGAAACTACAACCCAGCGCGCAACGACTATGACATGGCGCTGATGAGACTCAAGAGCCCGATCACAGTGGGAG CCGCCCGGAAACCCGTTTGTCTCCCCCCTAAAGCCTTGGGCCTGGCTGTCGGAGCCTCCATGGCTGTGACTGGCTGGGGATACCTGGAGGAAAATG GTAAAGTTTCTCATTCACTTCAGAAGGCCAGCATCCCTCTGATAGACCACACTGTGTGTTCCAGTCCAAAAGTGTACGGTAGTTCCATAACCCAAAGGATGATGTGTGCCGGTTTCCCGGAGGGGAAGGTCGATGCTTGCCAG GGGGACAGTGGGGGCCCTCTGGTGCACTTCACCTCCTCTAGGTGGCATCTGGTTGGAGTGGTGAGCTGGGGCATTGGCTGTGCCCGGAAAGGAAGGCCCGGTGTTTACTGCAACGTGGAAGAAATGCTCAACTGGATTCATACGGTCATTGAG AAAAACCCCTGA
- the mre11a gene encoding double-strand break repair protein MRE11, with product MSSENTLDDEDTFKILIATDVHLGYLEKDAIRGNDSYNTLDEILKYAKTHQVDFILLGGDLFHENKPSRRCLHSCISMIRRYCMGDSPIHFNILSDQTVNFNTTQFPWVNYQDENLNVSIPVFSIHGNHDDPTGAEGLCALDLLGASGLINHFGHSQSVERIEISPILMQKGNTKLALYGLGSIPDERLYRMFVNNQVTMLRPKEDQDEWFNLFTIHQNRSKHGPTNYIPEQFLDDFLDLVVWGHEHECLIGPTRNEQQLFYVTQPGSSVATSLSPGEAAKKHIGLLKVKGRKMNLQKLPLKTVRQFFIQDVVLADYEDLFTPDTPQVTKKVEDLCYAKVTEMIEEAERERLGCPLTPEKPLIRLRVDYSGGFETFNTSRFSQKFVDRVANPKDIIHFLRHREQKENIKDEFNVDYSKLVKNTAVEGLRVEDLVKQYFEAAEQTVQLSLLTEQGMGKAIQEFVDKDEKDAIQELIKYQLEKTQRHLQARGVTTKEDIDTEIQRFRDSKKNTTEEENEIKEAINRAKTHRLENSNDPDISSEFADVTMDSDEDSVPFAAPTRGRGRGARGRGGRGRGRGATASEPKPASRGRAQKSSAATQSRSIMQAFQAPSQRSSRTGATKSYKEEELTIVDSDEDIPVMKATRAPPRPASSSFTKSSSQSQSSKGVAFDDSDDDDEDNPFKGRSHQPRR from the exons ATGTCGTCAGAGAACACCTT GGATGATGAGGATACCTTCAAGATCCTTATCGCTACAGACGTTCATCTCGGCTACCTCGAGAAGGATGCAATCCGTGGCAATGACTCGTACAACACACTGGACGAGATCCTTAAATATGCCAAGACACATCAG GTAGATTTTATCCTGCTGGGGGGAGATTTGTTCCATGAGAACAAGCCGTCGCGGCGATGCCTCCACAGCTGCATCTCTATGATCAGACGATACTGCATGGGAGACTCACCGATACACTTCAACATCCTCAGTGACCAGACTGTCAACTTCAACACAACCCA GTTCCCCTGGGTAAACTATCAGGATGAAAACCTGAACGTCTCTATTCCTGTGTTCAGCATCCATGGTAACCATGATGACCCAACTGGG GCTGAAGGCTTGTGTGCACTGGATCTGCTCGGGGCTTCTGGTCTCATAAATCACTTCGGTCACTCCCAGTCAGTGGAGAGGATTGAGATTAGTCCCATCCTCATGCAGAAAGGCAACACCAAGCTGGCCTTGTATGGTCTTG GTTCTATTCCAGATGAGCGCTTGTACAGGATGTTTGTCAACAATCAGGTGACCATGCTTCGCCCCAAAGAAGACCAGGATGAGTGGTTTAACCTCTTCACCATCCACCAGAACAG GAGTAAGCATGGACCCACAAACTACATTCCCGAGCAGTTCCTGGATGACTTTCTAGACCTGGTGGTGTGGGGTCACGAGCACGAATGCTTGATAGGACCAACGAGAAATGAACAGCAGCTCTTCTATGTGACACAGCCCGGCAGCTCTGTAGCAACCTCCCTGTCCCCTGGAGAGGCTGCCAAgaa ACACATAGGGCTGCTGAAGGTTAAGGGACGGAAGATGAATCTGCAAAAGCTCCCCTTAAAGACGGTGCGTCAGTTCTTCATCCAGGATGTGGTGCTGGCTGACTACGAAGACCTCTTCACACCTGATACGCCCCAGGTCACAAAGAAGGTGGAGGATTTGTGCTATGCAAAG GTCACAGAGATGATAGAagaagctgagagagaaagacttGGTTGTCCACTCACGCCAGAGAAACCTCTCATTCGCCTGAGG GTCGACTACAGTGGAGGTTTTGAGACGTTCAACACATCTCGCTTCAGTCAGAAGTTTGTGGACCGCGTGGCCAACCCAAAAGACATCATTCACTTTCTCAGACACCGTGAACAAAAGGAGAATATCAAAG ATGAGTTCAATGTTGATTACAGCAAGCTGgtaaaaaacacagcagtggaGGGACTGAGAGTTGAGGACCTGGTGAAACAATACTTTGAGGCAGCCGAGCAG ACGGTCCAGCTGTCTCTGCTGACCGAGCAGGGCATGGGGAAGGCCATCCAGGAGTTTGTAGACAAAGATGAAAAGGATGCAATCCAGGAACTGATCAAATATCAGCTGGAGAAGACACAACGCCACCTCCAGGCCAGAGGAGTAACTACAAAAGAAGATATCGACACAGAG ATCCAACGATTCAGAGACTCcaaaaagaacacgacagaggaggagaatgaaatCAAAGAG gctATCAACAGAGCCAAAACTCACAGATTGGAAAACAGTAATGACCCGGACATATCCAGCGAATTTGCAGATGTTACTATGGACTCTGACGAGGACTCGGTCCCATTTGCTGCCCCCACGCGAGGCCGAGGGCGAGGAGCTAGGGGACGGGGTGGCCGGGGCAGGGGGAGAG GTGCAACTGCCTCCGAACCAAAGCCAGCCAGCCGGGGCCGAGCCCAGAAATCCTCAGCAGCAACCCAAAGCAGAAGCATTATGCAAG CATTTCAAGCTCCATCCCAAAGATCTTCTCGGACTGGAGCCACCAAATCTTATAAAGAAGAAGAG TTGACCATTGTTGACTCCGATGAAGATATCCCTGTAATGAAAGCTACCCGAGCCCCTCCAAG ACCAGCGTCCTCGTCCTTCACTAAGAGCAGCTCTCAGAGCCAGTCGTCTAAAGGAGTTGCATTtgatgacagtgatgatgatgatgag gatAACCCATTCAAAGGCCGCAGCCACCAACCACGGAGATAA